TTTAGACGAATCCAAAATCTTTCCATTCAAGTTCTGGTTTGAAGGTCAAGTGCAGGATGGAATGGCATATCAGAACGAACTGTTCTGCCGTCTTTTGACGGCTGATGTTTCGGAAAAGGTGCGGTTGTACCAGTATGCCTGTCGTATTTCAAATAATGATCGTCTAGCCCTAAGTACAAGTGAGTCAAAGTGCAGTCTTTGGGTTAGCCTGCGAAGTATAGAGATGGTGCGAAAGCGCTTAGACGATTACCCATTACCCCTGTATTTAAAGCCCCCCTCGAACGCGTTCTGAGGTGAAGGAGGAACGCTGCTCTTAGGTGTTGGCCTCCACGGGAATGAATTAAAGACTTTGTAATTAGAGCCTTGATTTTTCTGGAATCAATGCTAGATTAATGCACAATTTCGCTGAGTGTTTCTCGATCGCAAAGCTTGGGTTCGCCCAGCCTCTACCGAGCGATGCTCTTCTAAGGAGTTGTATAGGTTCAAGGCCTGACGCAACCCGGGCGATCGCGGGGTCTATCTAAGACGTCTTGCATTTCTTAGCACTCTGCTTTAGTGTCAAATATGTTCAATAGGGCGAGAGAATAACCAGCTACCGATCCCTAGGGGTTGAGAGTGGTACGTTGCCCTAGGTTGAATGGTTTCCTAGCAAATGTGCTTTAGCTTGTTGTTTTTAAGGTGTGGCTATGGATGAGAATAAAGATATGAATGACGTTATTTCCGATTCTGCGGAAGCGGCAGCTGAGGCGCTGCGCAGCTCTGCGGAATCGCTTGAAGAAGCTTCGAGCAAAATCGAAAGTACTCAATTCCCATCGGGTGAACAGGCAAAAGAGCAGTGGCAGGAAATTGTTGATAAGGTCTCTGCTTTTCTAGCTGAGCTCCCAGAATATTTGTCTGGCTTTTTTGGTGAGTACAAGCAGCCCATCGTGACGGTTGGCTTAATTGTGGCAGCCATTATCTCTGTGAAGCTAACTTTGGCTGTTTTAGGTGCGCTGAATGATATCCCCCTGCTGTCTCCGCTTCTGGAGTTGATTGGCCTTGGCTACTCTGCGTGGTTTGTGTATCGCTATCTCTGGAAAGCCTCTAGCCGTCAGGAACTGG
Above is a window of Synechococcales cyanobacterium T60_A2020_003 DNA encoding:
- a CDS encoding CAAD domain-containing protein, with amino-acid sequence MNDVISDSAEAAAEALRSSAESLEEASSKIESTQFPSGEQAKEQWQEIVDKVSAFLAELPEYLSGFFGEYKQPIVTVGLIVAAIISVKLTLAVLGALNDIPLLSPLLELIGLGYSAWFVYRYLWKASSRQELANDFNALKEQVLGNNPFK